A single genomic interval of Chitinophaga sp. 180180018-3 harbors:
- a CDS encoding lantibiotic dehydratase encodes MSSLIVGDFFLLRMPLLPFGEIVQLHESAGNDQYAFIQTLRKLFSNPLLQEAVFLASPALYQEMLKWLEQPDDRLKLPLSLYRYLLRMSARSTPYGLFAGCTIGATGQSHTSLMPPANDSLRKTARLDMEYLTGLIDGLLQHKDIYNTTLFYPNNSLYSAGGSWRYFEYQLQDGKRRYYLSAVAGNEYLSAVLAAARNGADIILLSTTLVEMGIPADEATAYIHSLVENQVLVAGLTPEITGRDNLQELIAQLARQAPETPVLPALQQIGRLLEQQTNGVDRYLEILQLLSDHFPGISAKDPVQVDLFFPPEVSALSAQVTNTLAEQLERLSVLAVNATHRDLQAFRDKFTEQYDQREIPLMQALDSESGIGYGVASGDNASYTPLIDDLLMPARKQNGTTNWNGYMKFVFRHFLAAQKTGAREIVLTDEALAELATVAAPPALPASLSLMGTLIATDAPAADNGTFTFLLRACNGPNAMALPARFAVGDEQLESALKAFAREDQQLEEDRIIAEIVHLPEGRTGNILLRPTLYDYEIPFLGSSSVAPEFRLPVSDLYVAVRNNRVVLRSARLNKEILPRLSSAHNYAHGLAVYKFLCDLQQQDACSVLWNWGFLREQPFLPRVTYRNIVLERARWQLNSHAFNQLLPGRTPDEALLLLQQQYDIPAQVLLSEGDNDLFIDMNNVFARGIVADKLKKYDVLLHEQLYDVNSRLAANNAGSWCNEVIIPFRNRNWKPLPVANRRVVTEQQRNFPPGSEWLYMKIYTGIKWVDKLLIRELAPLAKRLRHTGLADKWFFIRYQDPDHHLRIRFHMPDHQKNSGTVMQELKQALLPYLEDGVVQKIQFDTYIRELERYGSEFMTHSETFFFQDSEAVAELLSAISGAEIRERWLLALKGADDLLNVFGYTAAMKLQLLRHLQQQFFAEYEGDASLQLQLNNKYRAQSRLIDAVLGNNDNAYTFSEKVQEVLANRLAAGRHIASELPQAVAGELAPHYLHMFLNRMFSANARLQELVIYHYLMKYYTSAEARSRT; translated from the coding sequence ATGTCTTCACTGATTGTCGGTGATTTTTTCCTGCTGAGAATGCCTCTTCTACCCTTTGGAGAGATAGTGCAACTACATGAGTCTGCCGGCAACGATCAGTATGCTTTTATTCAAACCCTCAGGAAGTTATTTTCCAATCCTTTATTGCAGGAAGCTGTTTTCCTTGCCAGTCCTGCTTTATACCAGGAAATGCTCAAATGGCTGGAGCAGCCTGACGACCGGCTCAAACTGCCGTTGTCGCTGTACCGTTACCTGCTGCGGATGAGCGCCAGGAGCACGCCCTATGGCCTGTTCGCAGGCTGTACCATTGGTGCAACCGGGCAATCCCATACTTCCCTGATGCCGCCGGCAAACGACAGCCTGCGGAAAACAGCCCGGCTTGATATGGAATATCTTACCGGTCTTATCGACGGATTGTTGCAGCACAAAGATATTTATAATACCACCTTATTCTATCCCAACAACAGTTTATACAGCGCTGGCGGATCCTGGCGATATTTTGAATACCAACTGCAAGATGGAAAACGGCGTTATTACCTCAGTGCCGTAGCCGGGAATGAATACCTTTCAGCGGTGCTGGCCGCTGCCCGGAACGGAGCAGATATTATCCTGCTGAGCACAACACTGGTGGAAATGGGCATTCCGGCAGATGAGGCTACAGCATATATTCACTCCCTTGTGGAAAACCAGGTGCTGGTGGCAGGACTGACGCCGGAAATCACCGGGCGCGATAACCTGCAGGAGCTTATTGCACAACTGGCCAGGCAGGCGCCGGAAACCCCCGTGCTTCCAGCTTTGCAACAGATAGGCCGGTTGCTGGAGCAGCAGACTAACGGTGTAGACAGGTACCTGGAGATCCTGCAATTGCTGTCGGATCACTTTCCGGGAATCTCTGCCAAAGACCCGGTACAGGTAGACCTGTTCTTTCCGCCGGAGGTATCCGCACTTTCTGCGCAGGTAACGAACACGCTGGCGGAGCAGCTGGAGCGGTTGTCGGTATTGGCGGTGAATGCCACCCATCGGGATCTGCAGGCATTCCGGGATAAATTCACCGAACAGTATGACCAACGGGAAATACCATTGATGCAGGCACTCGACAGTGAATCGGGTATTGGTTACGGCGTTGCCAGCGGCGACAATGCCAGCTACACGCCACTGATAGATGACCTGCTGATGCCTGCACGCAAACAAAACGGAACAACTAACTGGAACGGGTACATGAAATTTGTATTCCGTCATTTTCTTGCAGCGCAGAAAACAGGCGCCCGGGAAATTGTATTGACGGATGAAGCATTGGCAGAACTGGCAACTGTAGCAGCGCCGCCGGCTTTACCCGCCTCGCTTTCCCTGATGGGCACCCTGATAGCCACTGATGCACCCGCGGCGGACAATGGTACATTCACTTTCCTGTTGCGGGCCTGCAATGGGCCTAATGCAATGGCTTTGCCTGCCCGTTTTGCCGTGGGGGATGAGCAGCTGGAAAGTGCGTTGAAGGCCTTTGCCCGGGAGGACCAACAGTTGGAGGAAGACAGGATCATTGCGGAGATTGTGCATTTGCCGGAAGGGCGTACCGGGAATATATTGCTCCGGCCCACCTTATACGACTATGAAATACCTTTTCTTGGCAGCAGCAGCGTGGCGCCGGAATTCAGACTGCCGGTAAGCGATCTGTATGTTGCGGTGAGAAATAACCGCGTGGTACTGCGCTCTGCCCGGCTGAACAAAGAAATACTCCCCAGGCTTTCGAGTGCGCATAATTACGCTCACGGCCTGGCAGTGTATAAATTTCTGTGCGATCTGCAACAGCAGGATGCCTGTTCTGTTTTATGGAATTGGGGGTTTCTGCGGGAGCAGCCGTTTCTGCCACGTGTTACCTATCGGAATATTGTACTTGAAAGAGCCCGCTGGCAGCTCAATAGCCATGCCTTTAACCAGTTGCTGCCCGGCCGTACGCCGGACGAGGCACTGCTGCTTTTACAGCAGCAGTATGATATTCCTGCACAGGTGTTGTTGTCGGAAGGAGATAACGACCTGTTCATTGACATGAACAATGTGTTTGCCCGCGGCATAGTAGCAGATAAATTAAAGAAGTATGACGTATTGCTGCACGAGCAGCTGTATGATGTAAACAGCCGGCTGGCAGCCAACAATGCCGGCAGCTGGTGTAATGAAGTGATCATTCCATTCCGTAACCGAAATTGGAAGCCATTGCCAGTGGCGAACCGGCGGGTAGTGACAGAACAGCAGCGGAATTTTCCACCCGGAAGTGAGTGGTTGTATATGAAGATTTATACCGGCATTAAGTGGGTCGATAAACTGCTGATACGGGAGTTGGCGCCATTAGCAAAACGGTTGCGTCATACCGGGCTGGCAGACAAATGGTTTTTTATCCGTTACCAGGATCCTGATCATCACCTGAGGATACGTTTCCATATGCCTGATCATCAAAAGAACAGCGGAACGGTTATGCAGGAATTGAAACAGGCGTTGTTGCCTTATCTGGAAGACGGAGTGGTACAAAAGATACAGTTCGATACGTATATCCGTGAACTGGAGCGGTATGGAAGTGAATTTATGACGCATAGCGAAACTTTCTTTTTCCAGGATAGTGAAGCGGTGGCGGAGCTGCTGTCGGCCATATCCGGCGCAGAAATCAGGGAGCGCTGGCTGTTGGCGCTGAAAGGAGCCGATGATTTGTTGAACGTATTCGGATATACAGCTGCGATGAAACTGCAACTGCTTCGTCATCTGCAACAGCAGTTCTTTGCAGAATATGAGGGCGATGCCTCGTTGCAGCTGCAGCTAAATAATAAATACCGGGCACAATCGCGACTGATAGACGCGGTACTTGGGAATAACGATAACGCATATACGTTTTCAGAGAAAGTACAGGAGGTACTGGCCAACCGCCTGGCTGCCGGCCGGCATATAGCATCGGAGCTGCCCCAGGCGGTGGCAGGAGAGCTGGCGCCGCATTATCTTCATATGTTCCTGAACCGGATGTTCAGTGCCAATGCACGCCTCCAGGAGCTGGTGATTTATCATTACCTGATGAAATATTATACATCGGCTGAGGCGAGGAGCAGGACTTAA
- a CDS encoding response regulator — MQYRCAIVDDEPLALDILESYIQRTSYLQLVKKASELHTVENLITERKVDVVFLDVNLRGNTRDIIAQFLKKDCVFILVTAYSSREVQSLCRKEQQGYLGKPASYKKFVDEMERVFPSVKLAVT, encoded by the coding sequence ATGCAATACAGATGTGCCATAGTAGATGACGAGCCGCTGGCATTAGATATTCTGGAAAGCTATATCCAACGAACTTCCTATCTGCAGCTTGTGAAGAAAGCTTCAGAACTGCATACCGTTGAGAACCTGATTACGGAAAGAAAAGTGGATGTTGTTTTTCTGGATGTTAATTTAAGAGGTAATACAAGAGATATTATAGCGCAGTTCCTTAAAAAGGACTGCGTTTTTATTCTTGTGACCGCCTACTCCAGCCGCGAAGTACAAAGCCTTTGCCGTAAAGAACAGCAGGGCTACCTGGGAAAACCTGCCAGCTACAAAAAGTTTGTAGATGAAATGGAACGGGTATTTCCAAGCGTTAAATTAGCTGTGACCTGA
- a CDS encoding cytochrome c, whose product MKKLLLTGVALCATLSFLSAQTKKPAGQSPAQRGKKVYQQYCLTCHQVDGGGVPHMNPPLIKTSYVLGDKHALIQVILNGMQASVPIDDEYYSNNMPPHNFLKDQEIADVLTFVRSSFGNKASAVTVADVKKSREVKK is encoded by the coding sequence ATGAAGAAATTGCTTTTAACCGGTGTTGCACTCTGTGCAACACTTTCTTTTTTATCAGCACAGACAAAGAAGCCTGCCGGCCAGAGTCCGGCGCAGCGGGGCAAGAAGGTTTATCAGCAGTATTGTCTCACTTGTCATCAGGTGGATGGAGGAGGAGTGCCTCACATGAATCCGCCACTTATTAAAACCTCTTATGTGTTGGGTGATAAACATGCGTTGATACAAGTGATTCTGAATGGTATGCAGGCGTCGGTGCCTATCGACGATGAGTATTATTCCAACAATATGCCGCCGCATAATTTTCTGAAAGACCAGGAGATTGCAGATGTATTGACATTTGTGCGTAGCAGCTTTGGCAATAAAGCGTCTGCCGTTACCGTAGCGGATGTGAAAAAATCAAGGGAAGTCAAAAAATAA
- a CDS encoding MFS transporter: MLRNLSSEIKHFNEQPHDFRILVLTNMIYALVLPVIDIFVAAYVMRNSNDPVKVVIYQLTIYTGIPLTFLLNGFLLNRFSIKTLYSAGMMLSGVSMMVMMSLKTLDLTGIGIAGMIMGMSFGFYWANRDYLALAITNDSNRNYYYGLETFFYTIIAVVVPICIGWFIEYGGRTGDVNNAYRIITGIVFLVTILASVVCFRGHFRNPEQKKFLYFKFHPYWRKLLLLASLKGLAQGYLVTAPAMLIMLLLGKEGALGTAQSVGAIIAAFLMYAIGRAAKPEHRLYIFAAGLIGFALAAISNGILFNATGVLLFMLFLLVAKPLLDIAYFPIQFSVIDILSKKEHRNEFAYILNHEIGLYAGRFLGAGTFIFLAWYFSNEVALRYAIVIIALLQLLSIAVAKVIIKEGRELSQKTNETSTAIV; the protein is encoded by the coding sequence ATGCTTCGTAATCTGTCATCAGAAATAAAACATTTCAACGAACAGCCGCACGACTTCCGCATCCTCGTGCTTACCAATATGATATACGCATTGGTACTACCGGTGATCGATATCTTTGTAGCGGCCTATGTCATGCGCAACTCCAACGATCCCGTAAAAGTGGTGATATATCAATTGACCATCTATACAGGTATTCCGCTCACGTTTCTGCTAAACGGATTTCTGCTGAACCGTTTCAGTATTAAAACACTCTACTCTGCCGGCATGATGCTGAGTGGCGTTTCCATGATGGTGATGATGTCGCTCAAAACACTCGACCTCACCGGGATAGGCATTGCCGGTATGATCATGGGCATGTCGTTCGGATTCTACTGGGCCAACCGCGATTACCTTGCACTGGCCATCACCAACGATAGTAACCGTAATTATTACTACGGACTGGAAACTTTTTTTTATACCATCATTGCAGTAGTAGTACCTATTTGCATAGGATGGTTTATAGAGTATGGTGGTCGTACGGGAGATGTGAATAATGCTTATCGTATCATCACCGGGATCGTATTCCTGGTCACTATCCTGGCTTCCGTAGTTTGTTTCAGGGGCCATTTCCGGAATCCCGAACAAAAGAAATTCCTGTATTTTAAATTCCATCCCTACTGGCGCAAACTCTTGTTGCTGGCATCTCTCAAAGGGCTTGCCCAGGGCTACCTGGTAACTGCGCCTGCTATGCTGATTATGCTGTTGCTGGGGAAAGAAGGTGCATTGGGAACGGCCCAATCAGTGGGTGCCATCATTGCTGCGTTTTTGATGTATGCTATTGGTCGCGCTGCAAAGCCTGAACACCGCCTGTATATCTTCGCGGCCGGACTGATTGGCTTTGCGCTGGCGGCTATTTCCAACGGGATACTGTTCAATGCCACCGGGGTATTGTTATTCATGCTCTTCCTGCTGGTAGCCAAGCCCCTGCTGGATATAGCATACTTCCCCATACAATTCAGCGTAATCGATATCCTCTCTAAAAAAGAGCATCGCAACGAATTTGCATACATACTCAATCACGAAATAGGCCTGTATGCAGGTCGTTTTCTGGGCGCCGGCACCTTTATTTTCCTGGCCTGGTATTTCTCTAATGAAGTAGCCCTGCGTTATGCCATTGTTATCATAGCACTGCTGCAACTGTTATCCATAGCAGTGGCGAAGGTGATCATCAAAGAAGGTCGGGAACTCTCGCAAAAAACAAACGAAACTTCAACAGCTATTGTTTAA
- a CDS encoding RagB/SusD family nutrient uptake outer membrane protein, producing MKKLLTILTLSAVFTGCSKQLEKYPQGKLTGDNVFTQPNDFLMATDAAYLPLTNRFRGDWDWDNGSSIPRDWVVGDVMSDDAVKGGGSLGDQEDMRRLQTFSIFPENNNVLGIWRFNYKGIDAANTLLSQDGSKVSGLDPAVWKRLQGEALFLRAFYYFRLVVNFGDIPLLIPEKKLTDNTIRTPATQVYEQIESDLNQAISVLPASYDADNYQRATSGAAHALLAKTLLYRQRWQDCLTQIAEVEKNNYILLDHFEDNFNGNGEKAGEIIFAARHDAGKTPSQGSVLNAVFAPQGKGWGFEIPTQDLVNAFEPGDPRRAATLFQAGDKYLDGSNYDPAWSPVTGYNVRKFMSNVSPIDDGGVDFVYIRLGDVLLWKAECHANLGQLAEARADLERVRARARKYAAHPATDLPPVTTNDKNALLAAIQHERRVELAMEGHRYYDLVRWNLAQSVLAKFPDADPLKGIHDYGNGWQPFNKLLPIPQREADLLGLHQNTGY from the coding sequence ATGAAAAAACTACTCACTATATTAACACTCTCCGCTGTTTTCACAGGCTGCAGCAAACAGCTTGAAAAATATCCGCAGGGAAAACTAACCGGTGATAACGTGTTCACACAACCAAATGATTTCCTCATGGCTACTGATGCCGCGTATCTTCCGCTCACCAATCGCTTCCGTGGCGACTGGGACTGGGATAACGGCAGTAGTATTCCCCGCGATTGGGTGGTGGGCGATGTCATGAGCGACGACGCTGTAAAAGGCGGCGGCAGCCTGGGAGATCAGGAAGACATGCGCCGCCTGCAAACCTTCAGTATCTTCCCCGAAAACAACAATGTGCTGGGGATCTGGCGCTTCAATTATAAAGGCATCGATGCCGCCAATACCCTGCTCTCACAGGATGGCAGTAAAGTCAGTGGCCTGGACCCCGCCGTATGGAAACGCCTGCAGGGAGAGGCACTGTTCCTGCGTGCATTCTACTATTTTCGTTTAGTCGTTAACTTTGGTGATATTCCATTGCTGATTCCGGAAAAGAAACTAACGGATAACACTATACGTACTCCGGCAACGCAGGTATACGAACAGATTGAAAGCGATCTGAATCAGGCCATCAGCGTGTTACCCGCGTCGTATGATGCCGATAATTATCAGCGAGCCACCAGCGGTGCAGCCCACGCATTGCTGGCCAAAACCCTGCTGTATCGCCAGCGCTGGCAGGACTGCCTCACACAGATCGCCGAGGTGGAAAAGAATAATTATATACTACTGGATCATTTCGAAGATAACTTCAACGGCAACGGGGAGAAAGCCGGCGAAATCATTTTCGCTGCCCGGCACGATGCAGGTAAAACACCTTCACAAGGCTCTGTACTCAATGCAGTATTTGCCCCTCAGGGTAAAGGATGGGGATTCGAAATTCCTACGCAGGATCTGGTGAATGCCTTCGAGCCCGGCGATCCGCGCCGCGCTGCCACGCTGTTCCAGGCAGGCGATAAATACCTCGATGGCAGCAATTACGATCCCGCATGGTCGCCCGTTACCGGCTATAATGTGCGCAAATTCATGAGTAATGTAAGCCCTATCGACGATGGCGGCGTTGACTTTGTATATATCCGCTTAGGCGATGTATTGCTATGGAAAGCAGAATGCCATGCCAACCTCGGTCAACTCGCAGAAGCACGCGCCGATCTGGAACGGGTACGCGCCAGAGCACGTAAATATGCAGCACATCCGGCCACAGATCTTCCACCAGTTACCACCAACGATAAGAATGCTCTCCTTGCCGCCATTCAGCATGAAAGAAGAGTGGAGCTGGCAATGGAAGGACATCGCTACTACGATCTGGTACGCTGGAATCTTGCCCAGTCGGTGCTTGCCAAATTCCCTGACGCCGATCCGCTGAAAGGTATACACGACTATGGCAATGGCTGGCAGCCGTTCAACAAGCTGCTGCCCATTCCGCAGCGCGAAGCAGATCTGTTAGGACTGCACCAGAACACAGGTTATTAA
- a CDS encoding LytTR family DNA-binding domain-containing protein encodes MDQVITCLVVDDEPFARDLMENYIKRVPYLQPVAFCENAFDAINELQRQTVDLLFSDIQMPNINGIEMIRSLNNPPFVIFTTASREHAIAGFELDAVDYLVKPISFERFLKAVNKARTHIGQRKPPAEPVKAKTQPNNYLFVKENNKLTKILFDDIYYVEGMKDYIKIVCRDKNVITYMRMKTIEDMLPADQFMRIHKSYIVRLQAIKSIMGNTVEVVNGQSVIISKPLRQELKRLLGIANYEEDDE; translated from the coding sequence ATGGATCAAGTAATTACCTGTCTCGTGGTAGATGACGAGCCATTTGCCCGGGATCTGATGGAAAATTACATTAAGAGGGTACCCTATCTGCAGCCTGTAGCTTTCTGCGAAAATGCTTTTGATGCCATCAATGAACTGCAACGGCAAACGGTAGATCTGCTTTTTTCTGATATACAGATGCCCAATATCAATGGTATTGAAATGATCCGGTCCCTGAATAATCCACCTTTTGTCATATTTACAACAGCATCGAGGGAACACGCTATTGCGGGGTTTGAGCTGGATGCCGTAGATTATCTGGTAAAACCTATTTCCTTCGAACGTTTTCTGAAAGCAGTTAACAAAGCCCGCACCCATATTGGTCAGCGTAAGCCGCCGGCTGAGCCCGTGAAGGCCAAAACCCAGCCTAATAATTATCTTTTTGTTAAGGAGAATAATAAACTGACAAAAATCCTCTTCGATGATATCTATTATGTAGAGGGAATGAAGGATTATATTAAAATTGTATGCAGAGATAAGAATGTTATTACCTACATGCGTATGAAAACGATAGAAGATATGCTTCCGGCCGATCAGTTCATGCGTATTCATAAATCTTACATCGTACGGCTGCAGGCCATTAAATCGATCATGGGCAATACGGTGGAAGTAGTTAATGGCCAGTCTGTTATCATCTCCAAACCCCTCCGCCAGGAGTTGAAGCGTTTGCTTGGCATCGCTAACTATGAGGAGGACGATGAATAG
- a CDS encoding glycoside hydrolase family 130 protein produces the protein MTIKVNRFLQNPLLRPSNVKPSRPGLEVACLLNPGVFEFDNKTWLIIRVAERPQQKEDTISFPVLKDGGIEIIEIAKSDPQLDATDPRVIRYKGVDYLTTLSHLRLFHSSNGIDFQEAADYPQLHGEGPLETFGVEDCRVTQINDTYYLTFTSVSPNGVAVGMRTTRNWKHFTHHGLILPPHNKDCALFTEPVNGYYYALHRPSSVDLGGNYIWLAQSPDTQHWGNHQCLARTRPGRWDSVRIGAGAAPVKTAAGWLEIYHGADENHRYGLGALLLDLHNPAVVLARSEEPIMIPEAPYELTGFFGHVVFTNGHTVKDDQLTLYYGAADEVVCAASFSIREILSSLNR, from the coding sequence ATGACGATAAAGGTTAACAGATTTCTGCAGAACCCGTTGCTTCGCCCATCGAATGTAAAGCCCAGCAGACCCGGGCTGGAAGTGGCCTGCCTGCTGAATCCCGGAGTGTTTGAATTCGACAATAAAACCTGGCTCATCATCAGGGTAGCTGAACGCCCGCAGCAAAAAGAAGATACTATTTCTTTTCCCGTGCTGAAAGACGGCGGTATCGAGATCATTGAGATAGCCAAAAGCGATCCGCAGCTGGACGCAACCGATCCCCGCGTAATCCGCTACAAAGGCGTGGATTACCTGACTACGCTATCGCACCTACGACTTTTTCACAGCAGCAACGGAATCGATTTTCAGGAAGCAGCCGATTATCCGCAGCTGCATGGAGAAGGGCCACTGGAAACCTTTGGCGTGGAGGATTGCCGGGTAACACAGATCAACGACACTTACTATCTTACTTTTACTTCAGTATCGCCCAATGGCGTTGCCGTTGGTATGCGCACCACCCGCAACTGGAAACACTTCACTCATCATGGCCTGATATTGCCACCACATAATAAAGACTGCGCCCTGTTTACCGAACCGGTGAATGGATATTATTATGCGCTGCACCGCCCCAGCAGTGTAGATCTGGGCGGCAATTACATATGGCTGGCGCAGTCTCCTGATACGCAGCATTGGGGGAATCATCAGTGCCTCGCGCGAACAAGACCGGGCCGCTGGGACAGTGTGCGCATTGGCGCCGGCGCAGCGCCTGTTAAAACAGCTGCTGGCTGGCTGGAGATATATCACGGCGCCGATGAAAATCACAGGTACGGCCTTGGTGCACTGCTGTTGGACCTTCATAATCCCGCTGTGGTATTGGCTCGTAGCGAAGAGCCCATCATGATCCCCGAAGCACCCTACGAACTTACCGGCTTCTTCGGGCATGTGGTATTTACCAACGGGCACACCGTGAAGGATGATCAACTCACCCTCTACTACGGTGCGGCCGACGAAGTAGTATGTGCTGCGTCTTTTTCCATCAGGGAAATACTTTCATCACTAAACCGCTAA
- a CDS encoding PQQ-dependent sugar dehydrogenase — protein MKTKTVLLSCLSVMMLLPAFSFANNGDSSALRRNTSTDAANAGLKLPAGFKAIAVAENLGAARHIAVAPTGVIYVKVATPKPGKAIAELHDTNGDGIADEVKSFGTYRGTGMVIKGKYLYASSDEEVYRYQLNDKYEVVNPEHPEKIVTGLINRHQHESKSLALDNEGNIYVNIGAYSNSCQVQDRAKGSKGIPGCPIRDSAGGIWQFRADKENQTYGNGVHYAYGLRNVVGLDWNNQANQLFVMQHGRDGLFDMFPEYYTLQQGNELPAECMYALKKGDDAGWPFIYYDGLQHKKMVSPEYGGDGKKTGGEKAIDPIAAFPAHMAPNGLLFYTGNQFPARYKNGAFIAFHGSWNRQKGQKGYLVAFVPFKDGKPSGKWEIFADNFAGVENIQSPGQAKHRPCGLAQGPDGSLYVTDDVKGTVYKITYGK, from the coding sequence ATGAAAACAAAAACTGTTTTGCTGAGCTGTTTGTCTGTAATGATGCTGTTGCCGGCATTTTCTTTTGCAAACAATGGCGATAGCAGTGCGCTACGCCGGAATACCTCTACTGATGCGGCCAATGCCGGTCTTAAACTGCCTGCCGGTTTCAAAGCTATTGCCGTGGCAGAAAACCTGGGCGCTGCCCGCCATATTGCGGTAGCACCGACAGGTGTCATCTATGTAAAAGTTGCTACACCAAAACCCGGTAAGGCTATTGCAGAGCTACACGACACCAATGGCGACGGAATTGCCGATGAGGTGAAAAGCTTCGGTACCTACCGTGGTACGGGCATGGTGATAAAAGGCAAATACCTTTATGCTTCTTCAGATGAAGAAGTTTACCGGTACCAGCTGAATGATAAATATGAAGTTGTTAATCCGGAGCATCCGGAAAAAATAGTAACCGGGCTGATTAACCGCCATCAGCATGAATCGAAGTCGCTCGCCCTCGACAATGAGGGTAACATTTACGTGAATATCGGCGCCTATTCCAACTCCTGCCAGGTGCAGGACCGCGCAAAAGGTTCCAAGGGTATTCCTGGATGCCCGATCAGGGATTCAGCGGGTGGTATCTGGCAATTCAGGGCCGACAAGGAGAACCAGACATATGGTAACGGCGTGCATTATGCTTACGGCTTGCGCAACGTAGTGGGGCTCGACTGGAACAATCAGGCGAATCAGCTGTTCGTGATGCAACATGGAAGGGACGGTTTGTTTGATATGTTCCCTGAATATTATACACTGCAGCAGGGAAATGAATTACCGGCTGAGTGTATGTATGCGTTGAAGAAAGGGGATGATGCCGGCTGGCCCTTCATCTACTATGATGGTTTGCAGCATAAGAAGATGGTATCGCCTGAATATGGCGGCGACGGAAAGAAAACCGGTGGCGAAAAGGCAATAGATCCTATAGCCGCTTTCCCGGCTCATATGGCGCCTAACGGGTTGTTGTTTTATACAGGTAATCAGTTCCCGGCCAGGTATAAAAATGGTGCATTTATTGCATTCCACGGTTCCTGGAATCGCCAGAAAGGGCAGAAGGGTTACCTCGTGGCATTTGTTCCGTTTAAAGATGGTAAACCTTCCGGTAAATGGGAAATATTTGCAGATAACTTCGCCGGCGTAGAGAATATACAATCACCTGGTCAGGCAAAACATCGCCCCTGTGGCCTTGCACAAGGGCCCGACGGCTCTCTTTATGTAACGGATGACGTAAAAGGAACAGTGTATAAAATTACCTACGGTAAATAA
- a CDS encoding histidine kinase: MYAVNFLEIHDGELKSILSRVIDAGWWDTFSPQHLLRIFIPVAMTVAPPMLLKLILDIIRATTRTLRLERDNLNLEVSFLRSQLNPHFLFNTLNNIYSLSIRNDALAADLIMHLSEMMRYTLYDSNTDKVSLVMEADFLKNYVELESVRYGQNASIHFDCDTEKIGDQVIAPLLMFPFVENAFKYSHSTTASKCWIQGSLEVTGNQLRFEMSNSKGEIPEGRKPAGGIGLSNTRKRLILLYPDQHMLFIENNPEYYKVVLTLTLN, encoded by the coding sequence TTGTATGCTGTTAATTTTCTGGAGATTCATGACGGGGAGCTGAAAAGTATCCTCAGCAGGGTGATTGATGCAGGTTGGTGGGATACCTTTTCACCTCAGCATTTGTTGCGGATCTTTATTCCTGTGGCGATGACAGTGGCCCCTCCGATGTTGCTGAAGCTGATACTGGATATTATCCGGGCTACTACCCGGACGCTGAGGCTGGAAAGGGATAATCTCAACCTGGAAGTAAGTTTTCTCCGTTCGCAGCTGAACCCTCATTTCCTGTTCAACACGTTGAATAATATTTATTCCCTGTCGATCCGGAATGATGCCCTGGCTGCCGATCTGATTATGCACCTGTCTGAAATGATGCGCTATACCTTATACGATTCCAATACGGATAAGGTGTCGCTGGTCATGGAGGCTGATTTTCTGAAGAATTACGTGGAACTGGAAAGTGTGAGGTATGGGCAGAATGCGAGTATTCATTTCGACTGCGACACAGAAAAGATCGGGGATCAGGTGATTGCGCCGTTGCTGATGTTTCCTTTTGTGGAAAATGCTTTTAAATATTCGCATAGTACTACTGCCAGCAAATGCTGGATACAGGGATCTTTGGAAGTAACAGGAAACCAGTTGCGGTTTGAAATGTCAAACAGTAAAGGTGAAATCCCGGAGGGAAGAAAACCGGCAGGAGGAATCGGGCTTAGCAACACCCGGAAACGATTAATTCTGCTTTATCCGGATCAGCACATGTTATTTATTGAAAATAATCCCGAATATTACAAAGTTGTCTTGACACTAACGTTGAACTAA